A part of Streptantibioticus cattleyicolor NRRL 8057 = DSM 46488 genomic DNA contains:
- a CDS encoding MgtC/SapB family protein, with product MHGLSTADFLVRLATGVACGALIGVERQWRARMAGLRTNALVATGATLFVLYSVAAGDAGSPTRVASYVVSGIGFLGGGVILRDGAGVRGLNTAATLWCSAAVGVLAASGRLELAALGTLAVLLVHLLLRPAGRLLDRAPAAGSDPDATTRATVHLVCDRGEETHIRALLLQALAASGLTPSALRARRDHEGDAIVVLATVAVNGDLAQALEPVIARLSLEPGVRDLHWHLTEEADAPEPALA from the coding sequence GTGCACGGTCTGAGCACTGCCGATTTCCTCGTCCGGCTCGCCACCGGTGTGGCGTGCGGAGCGCTGATCGGCGTCGAGCGACAGTGGCGGGCCCGGATGGCGGGCCTGCGCACCAACGCCCTGGTGGCGACGGGCGCCACGTTGTTCGTCCTGTACAGCGTGGCGGCCGGTGACGCGGGCAGTCCCACGCGGGTCGCCTCGTACGTCGTCTCCGGCATCGGCTTCCTCGGTGGCGGGGTGATCCTGCGGGACGGAGCCGGGGTACGCGGGCTCAACACGGCCGCGACGCTGTGGTGTTCGGCCGCCGTGGGCGTACTGGCCGCCTCCGGCAGGCTTGAGCTGGCGGCTCTCGGCACGCTGGCGGTCCTCCTCGTCCACCTGCTGCTCCGCCCGGCGGGGCGCCTGCTCGACCGGGCTCCGGCGGCCGGCTCCGACCCCGACGCCACCACGCGCGCCACCGTCCACCTGGTGTGCGACCGCGGCGAGGAGACCCACATCCGCGCGCTGCTGCTCCAGGCGCTGGCGGCTTCCGGGCTGACCCCCTCCGCCCTGCGGGCCCGCCGGGACCACGAGGGTGACGCCATCGTTGTGCTCGCCACCGTCGCGGTCAACGGCGATCTCGCCCAGGCGCTGGAGCCGGTCATCGCCCGCCTCTCCCTCGAACCGGGCGTGCGGGACCTGCACTGGCACCTCACCGAGGAAGCCGACGCCCCCGAGCCCGCGCTGGCCTGA